The Microplitis demolitor isolate Queensland-Clemson2020A chromosome 9, iyMicDemo2.1a, whole genome shotgun sequence genomic sequence actttataaaatacaataaacatACTCTCACACACACACTATGAAACTGAAATGTAATATGAGGGTCTCAGGtagttcgaaaatttttttttgtggtttAGGGTTAAGCACGAGTtgtaaaaatgagaaaattcgtAATAGTGTAAGGTCGTAACTTACTAAGGTAgtactgtaaattttttcatatataatcaattatatacaGACCATATGCCACATATATGGGTCAAATATATGGAAGTATATATTaagtttaatatattataattataaattatatatatactatccaTTTATGGCAAGAATATATTGAGCATTATatgagataatatatatacaaaaatacaCAACATTATATATaggtaaatatattattataaatatataatccaatacatgtaaaaaacatatatttttcaatatagatatttttgccgctatatatttatcacatattcaccatatattttttcatatacttttaacaatatatatctTTTCCATGCGGGCACCTCAACCATCTAAATCAGTTAATGCGcccgagagatatcgttgaagaAAGAAATCGTGAAAAACGGGTTTTTCGTAATATCTTCTAAAGGGCCAAGCTGATCAACTCCaaatttcaatcagttttacaatctaataaaacgcgccgattacAGTCTCAAATGTCATCTAAGTTTTTCAGTTTGAATCATAatgtcatcaaaaaatttaaaaaacacagcgttttatatttttctcggatattttatatattattgctctgacctaaGTCAAAACCCATTCAAATCGTCATTTTGgtcactgacattgatttttGCCTTAATGCATTTACTTCATTGCAGTTTTTTCAATGGTCGCCCGAAAATTTCGGTAAAActcacatattttataaaaacattattttccgggtcatttttttacacgggtagTAAGATCAATATTGCTGTGTGTTAATACTGTTAGTTCAGTGCGTCGCTATTTCTTCTTACCTATGCATGTGACCTAgactttgtaattattttgaaaggTATATCGATTCGCATAGAAAACCCATGTTGCGTGTGAACAATaaatcaagaaattatttttttttattaataaaaattgatgtgtgaaaaatattaaaagttaaattcacTTTATAATGATATCGCAATAATTTGCATTTTCATcgaataaatcacttttttttttttttaagaatttaatttatgaaattggATTTATTCACAAATTACACTGCCGATGGAATGACTTTATCTAACTAACCATTTTCGTagtcgaaaattaaaattttattttattgtatggTTCATATCTCCAAGAACGATCAAAACTCAATTTGCGGTTATACATAAAGTCTATTGAAATTCATACATATTGCACAAATTACAAGGAGTATTCGTGGCAGGTCTAATATCTCTGTTGCGAAATGCTTCAGCCGAACAGTATTTCCAATTCCAAATTACTTTTTCTgcaaaatttgatgaaatcttgtatataattataatccaaTTATGCCTACTTCTtgaaatgattattttaaagagCAATAATGAAGGAATTAAAAGTCACATTGATGACATCTGAATATATTCTCTGATtctattaatcaattaattcattgaATGCAATATGAgcatattgattttatttgaattcaaaattgaggcaaataataatcaaaaactagtttacaataaattctattcgattaaatgagaaatttaaaataagttcaCTTGACAGCAAGAAAATGTAGcatttcgtaaaatttttatagagctgtattgatattttgagaaaattactCGTTCAAAATTTAGTAACgattatgaatatatttatcaaaataaccatatataaataaaaattaaaagacttatttttatttttgtatggttattttaattaaaaaagatgttttttatttttaaaattcatttgtttccCGCGCTTTCTTTGTCtttttaatatacatttaCGACTATTTCTGTCTTTTTCTACAATATACAGTACTACCTTAGTAAGTTACGACCTTACACTATtacaaattttctcatttttacaACCCGTGCTTAACCCTAAaccaccaaaaaaaattttcgaactgCCTGAGACCCTCATATTACATTTCAGTTTCatagtgtgtgtgtgtgagagtatgtttattgtattttataaagtagCTGATCATTTCATGAGATTTTGAGGGGTAATGTGGACatgcaaaaattgtaaaaaatatacaatcgataaattttgagttaatttagtttattagaCTTTAAGATAACCCATCCAGCCGTtacttaagttttaaattaatattagatttaatattaatcataaaacaaatgaatatttaaaatttctaatattatttacttaatcattattttttttctaataaaacaatcgttaaaaatttatttatttaagaaaaaatttatttgactcattattgcaagtaaaattaaataataattatttatattgatttcgagaaatgaaaaattaaatgtaactgataaatttttttgcctgGATTTATAGACACTAATGATCCCTCACACCTACATACCCTTCCTAGCTCCAGATCAATCGAGACTAATACTTTTATTGCCCCTTAAACTATTACGACGGTCCTAAATCGTCGTAACTTACTAAGGTAGTACTGTATATAACACAAATgtcgataataaaattatgaaatatgaaaaatacttaTCTTTGGCGCATGAGACGTTGCTATGAGGTATAACTCCTTAAATTGCAATCGAAAGcgagtcatttatttatttgatgtatCTAAGGTCATTTAAGATCGAAATTCAACagattttctttaatttaataaataaatttttatgtcaacaAATTGATAGTTGGTTCGGGTATAGATACATGGTCAAAATTCTCGCGCTCTCACATTGTTAGATGCATGCTTGGCGCATGACTCGAACGCGTCTCTTGATATACAATTTCCggcaaagttaaaaaaattttaaaaaatgaaattcctACTGAAATATGGATTATATTCGAAGTTGATGCAATATCTCGGTCACGCACACACGCAAAAATACAAAGCAACTCATCAAACTGAAAGTATTACCATGTACTTCCATTGATTGTACTTCTATCGATTCTTGTatccaattaattatttattgacatgaaaaaaattactaaaacaaAACTACAAAACAAgttagatgacattatatcgcgtgccaaaaggtaaaagggcgtattgCTACAGATTAGTAGGGAATTATGCTGAAAggacgtataaaaaaattttattttgccattagctttgaaatttttcgaaacgcaaagatctgcaaaaaaaaaatttgggcaTCCTTGAATtgaaagggcgtatctcaagacatacgcccttttaccttttgaaaagtagtgcctaaaggtaaaagggcgcataaaaaaaaattctagttttaatacaaaatactgacaaataatttcacaagacaaattagatgaaaaaacactcctcctacactttttttttaatttattaaaaataaaataactgaaaaaaaaaataaaatgaaaatatcaaattttcaattgaattaaaaatttttataacgactataaaaaataaaaatttattgactttttctttaatcagtgttttggattatggatccgtcatgaatcagaatatataaaaaaaaaaaaaatccaaagtacgTGCGACAGACACGGAGGAAGAGGGTATAGGAATCGTACCTAAATGAACCGGTTatttctgcttttttttttttttttaaatttagtataagaattttaaaatactattataaactctaataattaactgtgaaataaaataacattcatacaatttgcagcatttttttttttttttttttttgagacttcggctaagctttttaataaattttttagaaaaaaaatttatacgcccttttaccttttggtcacaaaattttcaaattcctaaagctaaaagggcgcataattaaagacatacgcccttttacctttggaAAAACAATATGTGATTTTCAAGCGTAGAAAATGTTTACTAATCAGttggcgatgaaaaaaaaatttatgcgcccttttacctttgcaaaggtaaaagggcgcatacattggtatacgcccttttactttTTGGCACGCGATATGTTGATCGAAAAAGACTATGAAGAGGAAGCGTTGGTATAATTTccgacacattttagtacatgAATTTTGTTCCTTATCCTATTTATTCCACAGGAAAAATCTTGTTGCTGAAACAGGATTTTGTCCTATTGCTCCCACAGGATTtatcctgttgcagcaacaggattttGTGTTATTGCTCCTACAGGATGTCctttttacaccaaaattttttccattttacaATAGCCCAATTTTAGCCCGATTTTTGACTCCAACTGTGACGAGTAGTAACGTGTAAGGCGCAATAATAAaagtacaaaatttcaattcttcaaaaataatttaatttatcatcatttttttcaaattttaacacaGAGGAAAATCAAGTTTGATTTCGTTATTAAACTTTTCTCTATATCTCCATCATTATTTCAGCTAAAAGTGCCTACTTTGAGCCCCTTGCAACACGGAAAACAATTCTGGCCAAACGTTGCTCTCAATCCAATCGATATACTTATCGATCTTAATGTAAGCAACTGGACGGTCACAAAAatcaacagaaaaaatattgattccCACCAAATAAACTTCGTTGTTCTGCGACCGTAGAATAAAATGTCCTCGGATATTCGagcaattatttatcaattcttGTCGACTAGCCTTTTTTAAAGGTTCAACACAAACCACtgtattgttatttatacTCAAGTAGTTGACCAGGGAATTATCGAAACATTTTTCTTTTGGAACCAACCTGGGAACAGAACAAAAAtagtatcattttattttcaagaaattttagaTCAGTTTCTCTTGCGGATTTGGTGGCATTATATGGATTCCTAGGAGATATCACATAGGAATCTATATAGTAGTGTATTAAGACTACTCGCAGAAATTAAGGGATGTagagaaaattgtaaatttttaagcgATTTTCGACATGATGTACTCGGAGGAAAATGGTcgttcagtaaaaataaaacaagcaaattgtagcttcaagtatcttattttcaaaactggaattctaaattttttatcatccatGGATCTGAGGTAATTTAGTGCCCTTCAATTTTCCATGCTAAAAAAGTCTCTACGATGATTTAACGCAGAGTTATCATTGCccgagtcaaaattaaaaaggtaatttgaGCCTCCAAATGCTACATGAGGGTAAGAAGGTTCAAATCATGTTTTTAGAATATGAAGATCCATGCATTAAAAAGGTGATTTGAACCTAAACGTGATAACTTTGTCCACTTTTACCAAGTTTAGGTTCaaataatctttttaaaaaggtaAAACAAGCCTCCAGAGCCTAAATTTATAGATCGAGAGACTCTCATCGGATCGCGTACAATTGGTAAAGAAACAGAAGGGAAAAGGGGGCCACTAATTAGAAATGGCCTCcatgatcgaaaaaaatttgaaatttaaaaattcaaaaaataatttcttagtaataaatgttttgttgtgagttgaaaaataataaaatttaaaatattaataataatagctaaAGTTATACAAGTAGGCGTTCGAATAGAATAGTACTGTCATTCGAAAttcgaattgaataattagagCCTTTGACTTATTGgtatatgattaattaattattttatgtgaaCAATAAATGCGAATGATGTATTGGATAACGGAAACTgccaaagaaatttaaaacaacGGCTGAAAGATAATCTGCTGCTGCCGGGATTCGAAACCGAGACCTAACGAATATGAAGCACAACCACTGCCGCACTGCTACTCGGACGCTCACGATCAGTTGGAAATatctttatgtatttaaaacgcagatattattataacaattatatcaTGCTGAAGAATTGAGCTCATTCGAAGTTACAGATTAAAAGTATGTAGAGCTTGGAGGGTTAAAAcatctttttaaaaaggtgATCAAGTCCTCCATGCGCTTCGTTTAGGGTATTGAGGACTTGAGttgcattttaaaatatatagtagGCCTTAGAGGGTTAAAATACCATTTTAAAAAGGTGATTTACTCCTCCATAGGCTACTTTTAGGACATCAAGGACTTTAATAACACATTACATTCAGCGGCAAGTCCAACATCAAAAGAACTGAGGCTTTGGAGGCTCAAActactgttttaattctgACTCGTGTGATCGTagcacaaaaatttattgtgattTTGACAGTCAATAACTCAGGACATATTGGTCGTACAGGGAATGGAAGTAGGGTTTTAAAAACTGCAAGACTTCCTCTATCTTTCCAGAAGAGTTCCTATGCCTcgatagtaatagttactatgccaacataggaaaaattttatctaggAATccataaatgaatgaatacgTTTTCTTTTAACTCAGGCTTTTTTTCATACGCCTTGGCGGTTCCAAACTCCAACTTCAAGCGTCATAAAGGCTATTGATCAGAAACGTTCTATTCGTAAGGCTGTCAGGAAAACTGATCGATATTTTTGGGAACCTTAatacagaaaataatttcatactttAATTGTAACTTAGTTGCTCCTTGATGAGATTTCCAACCAACAGCAGTGATATTTACGCCATCAACAGCCCAATGGATATCAACCAACGGTTTTGTTTGCAAGCAAATAGGTTTCACTTTATCGGACCAAGTGACgggatttttcaatttcaaaagcGCGATGTTGTTGTTCTTATTCTGACTACTATACTCTGGATGCATTATTATCTCTTCTATTTGTATTTTCTGGGCTCCTTcttcattattgttattaaagtCAACACTAGATGACCCAACTTTCACCTGTTTTGAATAAACCAGTTTTGATGATTAAaccaattttataaatttatttttccagtaataaaagtttaaaaaatatataaattaatttattaccgtcaaatttttgtttgtcgACCAATAACAGTCAGCAGTAGACAGAACAAACTTATCTGAGATTAGCAAGCCGccgcaaaaataattaatgatgttTGAAAGGGGAGATGTTTGACCGACAGCAACCAAGAATGGGAATCCTAAAGACTCCTCTTGTATTTTATGCCAAATTTTGATTGGTGAAGTACGATTTGGAAGTGTACCATTCCATTCATGAGCAATACAAGctttcgaatttaaaaaaaaaaattatcaagcaTTTTAATACGAATATTTTCATGTTACAAAGTGTTATGTGTTCGAAAATATATGCAAGGACAAAGTGTGGCGACAGCAAAAATATTCttcaaaggaaaaaattcttctacacggaaaaaatattataggcatggtttccataattttgtgaaaatttttcctataTCAGTATAGGCAttacgaccataaattataggaGCGGTTCCTATGATTATGGGAATGCTACGcgtattaaaataacatatatggtcaaaatatatgtaaaaatatatgataaatatcagaaaatatatgtggcgaatttaactatattttctgatatattttttttatattaaaaaatatagtattcatcatatacgagCCCGTATATgtttagtatatataaaatatatatatcaatcatatacagaaaatatagtttcatcatatatgaaaatatatattcttgtcatatacaaaaactatatttttatcatacataaaaatatatatttctatcatatacgaaaaatatattctgatcatatataaaatcatatatttatactgcgtatggaaaaaaaaagtttcttattcgtatgacccactccaattaaattatatctaaattttaatatactctttaaattgcagataaaattttcaaaattagttaatttgaagcgaatatataatatacccatatatatatacgtacactgaatataatatatgcttaaatataacaaagaaaatatatgctggcatatataatttgaattgtatgctaccatatatttcatttcatataaaaattttatattttttgaatataaaaggaaataaatcaatacaatatattataaggtaaatgtaaatgtatatatggcttaatataaaaaacatataagttacatatatggaatacatatagaaaaaaatattattataatttctaaatattatggtaactattcccataatattatggtaaccattaccataatattatagtaaccattctcataatattatggtaaccattaccataatattatggtaaccattcccataatattatagaaaccattcccataatattatggtaaccattcccataatattatagtaaccattatcataatattatggtaaccataaccataatattatggtaaccattcccataatattatggtaaccattcccataatattatggtaaccattcccataatataatggtaaccattcccatgatattatggtaaccattcccatgatattatggtaaccattaccataatattatagtaaccattctcataatattatggtaaccattaccataatattatggtaacaattcccataatattatagtaaccattcccataatattatggtaaccattcccataatattatggtaaccattcccataatattatggtaaccattcccaagatattatggtaaccattcccataatattatggtaataattcccatacattatgggaatgattaccataatattatggtaaccattaccatatacgcttaggaaccgttacaatgtggttataggattggttcctatttgcttatgtgaactattcctatgagtatggtaattattactatgattctttcacatgcgatatgggaactgctaccataatgataggaattgttaccatatttatggaaacctttccagaaagtatgggtctatatcccataatcccaagtaatcattaccataacggtatgggatgatatttcataaacgtactaggaacagttcctttaattttttctccgtgtactatTTACACTGTGTTTCTTTTTCTTACAAGTTATCTTccgtaacaaaaaaaatattcaattagtTCCATTACTAAATTACCTATAGCAGCAGGTCCAAAACCATCTGGATGAGGTATTGTAGGACAGCATACAATTGTAATTGAGTCATTTGAGCCACAATCTAACGATTGAGTAACCATGTCACTGGTATTTGATCTTGATAATTCATACGgacaatcaattatatttttacaaattccCATACCATTACTTTCGGGTAGTCGACAATATTTGCCATCTAAAATCAACCGACAAAATAAGTTGTTTAGAAAAACACTgcgagaaaatttatttttaaaattataaataataaataattaatggaatACTGACTGTGCAATTGAACTGAAACCAAACAtagttttgaaaacaaaactATTAAGTACTTGAAGTATTCGGAttccattgattttttaactgtGTTGTTTTCGAAGCCAACGCGATAAAGTATGTGACAAATACATTTGATGACCACGACTAGTAATATAATGAACATCAACAATAAAAGACgtgataaacatttttaattgatttttgacgGAAAGTTTTCAATATCGTCACGTAATGAGCGCGTGATCGttgagaatattattttttaaattaataattggatttttatgtgatttttattctttgtgtaataaatttttttactactttagaaataaagttattaaaaataagtcaCTTTATATTATGCTACaaatcttaatatttataaaacataataataaattgttttaaagtagatcagcaaaaaaattgcgtcatcagtgaatattcactttaAAAAAGACCCCATGTTGGCAGGATCGGTGACACAACCGTTGGACCAAAGACAATTGATTTCGAGAATTAATCCGGGATAATTGTTCCTATACGGAGAAAACAAAAGAGATAATTTTCCTATGTTACATAGTAATATTTCCTATGTTCGCATAGGAATTTTTACTATGCGAACATAGGGAAATTtactatgttaacataggaataattcctatgttgtataggaattattcctatgttaacatagtGAATTTCCCTATGTGAACATAGGAAAATATACCATGCAGCATAGGGAAATTTACTATGCGAACATAGGGAAATTTACTATGCAAcataggaataattcctatacaacataggaattattcctatgttaacatagtaaattttcctatgttaacatagtaaattttcctatgttacataggaattattcctatgttaacatagtaaattttcctatGTTACATAGGAATTATTCCCATGTTagcatagtaaattttcctatGCTACATAGTAAATTTCCCTATGTGCATATAGAAAATTCtactatgttaacataggaacaattcctatgtctagaaaaataaaaaaatatataatttacttatttcctTACATGTAGGGGAAGTGGGGCAGAATAGGCCCCCTAAAATTTTAGATTCCTCGAAATAtttgggggcaaaatgggccccccaAACTTTTTAACATGAAAAGTGTTTGGGGCGGgggaggggcaaaatggatcACTGAGGCAAAATAGGCCACTGAGGTCAAATGGACCACTGGGGCAAAATGGCcacccaaaatttttttacatataagaaaaacaaatctcatccttttatgatttttgtaacacaagaatttttcctatgttaacataggaataattcctatgGTACATAGTATTTTTTCCTATGgtaacatagtaaaatttcctATGTTCGCATAGGAATTTTTCTAATGTGACACACAGGAATAATTtctatgttaacataggaatAAGTGCTATGTTTCACATAGGAAAAATTCCTTTGCTACAAAGGGAAAATTACTGTGGTAACATaggaaattttactatgttacCATAGGAATTATTCCCATGTTagcatagtaaattttcctatGCTACATAGTAAATTTCCCTATGTGCATATAGGAAATTCtactatgttaacataggaacaattcctatgtctagaaaaattaaaaaaacatataatttaCTCATTTCCTTACATGTAGGGGAAGTGGGGGCAGAATGGGCCCCCTAAAATTTTAGATTCCTCGAAATAtttgggggcaaaatgggcctcCCAAACTTTTAAACATGAAAAGTGTTTGGGGCGGAggaggggcaaaatgggtcaCTAAGGCAAAATAGGCCACTGAGGCCAAATGGACCACTGGGGCAAAATGGCcacccaaaatttttttacatataagaaaaacaaatctcatccttttatgatttttgtaaCACAAGAATTTTacctatgttaacataggaatAATTTCTATGGTAGATAGTATTTTTTCCTATGgtaacatagtaaaattttctatgttcGCATAGGAATTTTTCTAATGTGACACATAGGAATAATTtctatgttaacataggaatAAGTGCTATGTTTCACATAGGAAAAATTCCTTTGCTACAAAGGAAAAATTACTGTGGTActataggaaattttactatgttaccataggaattattcctatgttagcatagtaaattttcctatgctacataggaaattttactatgttacCATAGGAATTATTCACATGTCAGCATAGTAAATTTCCCTATGctacatagtaaattttcctatGTGCATGTAGGAAATTCtactatgttaacataggaacaattcctatgtctagaaaaataataaaaaatataatttacttatttcctTACATGTAGGGGAAGTGGGGGCAGAATGGGCCTCCTAAAATAAGagacttgggccaagactgggTCACCTAGCCTTGGACGTTTAACAAGGAGATCATATAAATGTATCAGTTCAACATCAGTAAGAATGTCCTGTAGCTACCGATTggacccagcaatcagaaggacggcagtttgcccccagagcccagcagaatttttaCCGAGTTTTTTGCAAATCATTTACCTCCCTtagatagtttaaacgttCATGATCATGAACTTTACGAggtcaataataatacatttttttaaattaaatttactcgtTTCCTTGATGTATGGGCCAAGTCTGGTAACCAAGCATGAGCCAGGTTTGGTAACCAGACTTGGCCCGAGattatcattccagactttTACCAGAACTGAGCCAATACTGGCTTACAAGCCTGGCCCAAGGTTCTACAAAGTTGGGCCAAGTCTGGGCCCGTGGTACTTTCCTCTCTGGGACGTTGTAATGAcgattactatttaaaatttgttttaaataatcttgaaATATTAATCCTCCATACAGTAAAACACTGTCATTCAGGATGTTCAATGCATATTTTTGCTCTTGTCTGTGTTGGATCCTACCTTTTTTACTTGTACATGCAGCTTCTTCGTCCGCTCTGGTTATTCGTACTTTGTCAGATGCACATGTTGtacattgagaaaaaaaagttcttaaatatggaaaaaaaaaaatttgaagagaCTTACCCCCTCCCCCCCTCCTAAGTTCACCCTAACCCCCTCTCTTTTTCTTCCCTATGTAcgtataaaaatgataattttttcggGAATAAGACCCTATATCTCATTAGTGTTCATCTTACCCCTTGTTAATGGTTATTATCTCatagaattaatttaactcTATTACTCTCAGAACTCTACTCGGTAAATCTAAATTTGGTTGTGACTATTATAGCATATGTATAACTCCGTTGAACTGCATGATGTCATATATGCTTCTCTCTTTACTACGTAGATATTCCTATCCTTGGCTTGTTTTGCTAATATTTGCTTACTCAAGTATAAACACATATTGTCGAGTATTTACCAGTCAGTTGTGGTCACGACACGGTCGTGACAACACGTGCTACACATCAAATCAAGTGAAcggtcaataaattttatttttgtgcccacgtaaaagcaataa encodes the following:
- the LOC103574736 gene encoding chymotrypsin-like protease CTRL-1 — translated: MESEYFKYLIVLFSKLCLVSVQLHNGKYCRLPESNGMGICKNIIDCPYELSRSNTSDMVTQSLDCGSNDSITIVCCPTIPHPDGFGPAAIACIAHEWNGTLPNRTSPIKIWHKIQEESLGFPFLVAVGQTSPLSNIINYFCGGLLISDKFVLSTADCYWSTNKNLTVKVGSSSVDFNNNNEEGAQKIQIEEIIMHPEYSSQNKNNNIALLKLKNPVTWSDKVKPICLQTKPLVDIHWAVDGVNITAVGWKSHQGATKLQLKLVPKEKCFDNSLVNYLSINNNTVVCVEPLKKASRQELINNCSNIRGHFILRSQNNEVYLVGINIFSVDFCDRPVAYIKIDKYIDWIESNVWPELFSVLQGAQSRHF